In Streptomyces sp. NBC_00483, a single window of DNA contains:
- a CDS encoding aminoglycoside phosphotransferase family protein has translation MGVRKLHQDEPDIDEDLVRALVDEQFPQWAELPLKYVDSHGTQNVLYRLGEELVVRLPRQDGIVPELEGARQWMPYLAARLPVPVPEQVAEGEPGHGFPWPWAVHRWLPGENPVVGRLDRPEALAGDLAGFVAAMRAIDTAGAPESFRGRPLAERADGTREVISRLDGTIDSAAALAVWDEAVRTPGAGREVWLHGDLQPGNLLVSGGRLGAVIDFGCMGTGDPAVDLITAWYVLGGPERRIFREAAAVEDDAWVRGRGWALTIAVHELAYYRDLNPFMVRTASRVVGEILADAART, from the coding sequence ATGGGCGTTCGCAAGCTGCACCAGGACGAGCCGGACATCGACGAGGACCTCGTCCGCGCGCTGGTCGACGAGCAGTTCCCGCAGTGGGCGGAGCTGCCCCTGAAGTACGTCGACTCGCACGGCACGCAGAACGTTCTGTACCGGCTGGGCGAGGAGTTGGTGGTCCGGCTGCCGCGCCAGGACGGGATCGTGCCCGAGCTGGAGGGGGCGCGGCAGTGGATGCCGTATCTCGCCGCCCGGCTGCCGGTGCCCGTGCCGGAGCAGGTGGCCGAGGGGGAGCCGGGGCACGGCTTTCCGTGGCCGTGGGCGGTGCACCGCTGGCTGCCCGGCGAGAACCCCGTCGTGGGGCGGCTCGACCGGCCCGAGGCGCTGGCGGGGGATCTGGCGGGGTTCGTCGCGGCGATGCGCGCGATCGACACCGCCGGGGCGCCGGAGTCGTTCCGCGGCCGGCCGCTCGCCGAACGGGCCGACGGGACCCGCGAGGTGATCAGCCGTCTGGACGGAACGATCGACTCCGCGGCGGCCCTCGCGGTCTGGGACGAGGCGGTGCGCACCCCTGGCGCGGGCCGCGAGGTGTGGCTGCACGGTGACCTGCAGCCCGGCAACCTCCTGGTGTCCGGAGGGCGGCTCGGCGCGGTCATCGACTTCGGGTGCATGGGCACCGGGGACCCGGCCGTCGACCTGATCACGGCCTGGTACGTCCTCGGCGGGCCGGAGCGGCGGATCTTCCGGGAGGCCGCGGCGGTCGAGGACGACGCGTGGGTGCGCGGGCGTGGCTGGGCGCTGACCATCGCGGTGCACGAGCTGGCGTACTACCGGGACTTGAACCCGTTCATGGTGCGGACGGCGTCGCGCGTGGTCGGAGAGATCCTCGCGGACGCGGCCCGCACCTGA
- a CDS encoding phosphocholine-specific phospholipase C — translation MPHPFSNPVSRRRALALGAGAVGAAAAGSLLPPSLQRALAAAPPSGGLDAIEHVVILMQENRSFDHYFGMLRGVRGFGDLNAVQLADGKPVFEQPDGAKRVLPFSVRAAAEAQQHDLQYIDALNHDWNGGHKAWNNGWMNQWVSAKTAATMAYYDRSDIPLQYELADTFTICDSYHSSMHSSTSPNRNYLWSGNSGDEPGGGRAIGNDAYDEGTHKGYDWPTFAELLEKEGRSWQTYTEWENFTDNQIEFYASFKAVARKALAKTGGHTYMESFYALVRKAADAGDTAERDRLLGLLEEGVDVLTAAERSLFERALRRVPTGTLAERFAADVAAKKLPAVSYLVPSAVDSEHPSVSVPAASASVPYKVLDALASHPDVWRKTVVLINYDENDGFFDHVPPPVPEAGEPDEWWQGQPTGLGMRVPMLVVSPWSVGGHVCSELFDHTSVNRFLEKWTGIDDPNITAWRRRICGDLTSAFDFDTAEKQPAVHNPGPVPPAAARWKPSPPADQKMPVQEPGTRPARPLPYQTDAYARIAEGRVEVTLANTGASSAHFALYPYEGEFDVPQHRDVSGTRALTVTPTKDRYRFTVTGPNGFRREFAGLAASTAEVTSSVRAKTRELRIKLANHGTEAKVFTVRPQAYVRAADAAALTRQVRVAPGDSTTVTHPAAKSHGWYDLVVRCEDEPDFARRLMGHIENGRASVSG, via the coding sequence ATGCCCCATCCCTTCTCCAACCCCGTGTCCCGGCGTCGCGCCCTCGCCCTCGGCGCGGGCGCCGTCGGAGCCGCCGCGGCGGGCTCCCTGCTGCCGCCCTCGCTGCAGCGCGCCCTGGCCGCCGCGCCGCCGTCCGGCGGGCTCGACGCCATCGAGCACGTGGTGATCCTCATGCAGGAGAACCGGTCCTTCGACCACTACTTCGGCATGCTGCGCGGCGTCCGCGGCTTCGGCGACCTCAACGCCGTCCAACTCGCCGACGGCAAGCCCGTGTTCGAGCAGCCGGACGGCGCGAAGAGAGTCCTGCCGTTCTCCGTGCGCGCGGCCGCCGAGGCGCAGCAGCACGACCTGCAGTACATCGACGCCCTCAACCACGACTGGAACGGCGGCCACAAGGCCTGGAACAACGGCTGGATGAACCAGTGGGTCTCCGCCAAGACCGCGGCGACCATGGCGTATTACGACCGCTCCGACATCCCGCTGCAGTACGAGCTCGCCGACACGTTCACCATCTGCGACTCCTACCACTCCTCCATGCACAGCTCCACCAGCCCCAACCGCAACTACCTGTGGAGCGGCAACTCCGGCGACGAGCCGGGTGGCGGTCGCGCCATCGGCAACGACGCGTACGACGAGGGCACCCACAAGGGCTACGACTGGCCCACGTTCGCCGAACTCCTCGAGAAGGAGGGCCGCAGCTGGCAGACGTACACCGAGTGGGAGAACTTCACCGACAACCAGATCGAGTTCTACGCCTCCTTCAAGGCCGTCGCCCGCAAGGCGCTGGCCAAGACCGGCGGGCACACGTACATGGAGTCGTTCTACGCGCTGGTCCGCAAGGCCGCCGACGCCGGCGACACGGCCGAGCGGGACCGGCTGCTCGGGCTCCTGGAGGAGGGGGTCGACGTCCTCACGGCGGCCGAGCGCAGCCTGTTCGAGCGGGCCCTGCGCCGCGTGCCCACCGGCACCCTGGCCGAGCGCTTCGCCGCCGACGTCGCCGCCAAGAAGCTGCCCGCGGTCTCCTACCTGGTGCCGTCCGCGGTCGACTCGGAGCACCCCAGCGTCTCTGTCCCCGCCGCCAGCGCCAGCGTCCCGTACAAGGTGCTCGACGCGCTGGCCTCGCACCCCGACGTGTGGCGCAAGACCGTCGTGCTCATCAACTACGACGAGAACGACGGCTTCTTCGACCACGTCCCGCCGCCCGTGCCCGAGGCGGGCGAGCCCGACGAGTGGTGGCAGGGGCAGCCGACCGGGCTCGGCATGCGCGTGCCGATGCTCGTCGTCTCGCCGTGGTCGGTGGGCGGTCACGTCTGCTCCGAGCTGTTCGACCACACCTCCGTCAACCGCTTCCTGGAGAAGTGGACCGGCATCGACGACCCCAACATCACGGCGTGGCGCCGCCGGATATGCGGCGACCTGACCTCCGCGTTCGACTTCGACACCGCCGAGAAGCAGCCCGCCGTGCACAACCCGGGCCCGGTGCCGCCCGCCGCCGCCCGGTGGAAGCCCAGCCCGCCGGCCGACCAGAAGATGCCCGTGCAGGAGCCCGGCACCCGGCCCGCGCGCCCGCTGCCGTACCAGACCGACGCGTACGCACGGATCGCCGAGGGGCGCGTCGAGGTCACCCTCGCCAACACCGGCGCCTCCAGCGCCCACTTCGCGCTCTACCCGTACGAGGGGGAGTTCGACGTGCCGCAGCACCGGGACGTCTCCGGCACCCGCGCCCTGACCGTGACGCCGACCAAGGACCGCTACCGGTTCACCGTCACAGGGCCCAACGGCTTCCGCCGCGAGTTCGCGGGCCTCGCCGCGTCCACCGCCGAGGTCACGTCGTCCGTGCGCGCCAAGACCCGCGAACTGCGCATCAAGCTGGCCAACCACGGCACCGAGGCGAAGGTGTTCACCGTCCGCCCACAGGCCTACGTGCGCGCCGCCGACGCCGCGGCCCTGACCCGGCAGGTCCGTGTCGCGCCCGGCGACAGCACCACCGTGACGCACCCCGCCGCGAAGTCCCACGGCTGGTACGACCTGGTGGTGCGCTGCGAGGACGAGCCCGACTTCGCGCGGCGCCTGATGGGCCACATCGAGAACGGGCGGGCCTCGGTCTCCGGGTGA
- a CDS encoding DeoR/GlpR family DNA-binding transcription regulator, with protein sequence MLAERRHHLILRALRSGGPASVAELAEQLTVSPATIRRDLVKLEEDGLLTRVHGGAVMEEGDQPFSEVAQVRVPEKDTIAEHAASLITDGQSVLLDIGTTAYRLARQLHGRRLTVITSNLVVYEELADDTGIDLVLLGGMVRREYRSLVGFLTEDNLRQLHADWLFLGTSGVRPDGQVMDTTVVEVPVKRAMIAAADRTVLLADSSKFPGTGMAKVCGPDSLDVLVTNSSAPAPTCAALTEAGVKVVQV encoded by the coding sequence ATGCTGGCAGAGCGACGACACCACCTGATCCTGCGTGCGCTGCGCTCCGGTGGGCCCGCGTCCGTCGCCGAGCTCGCCGAGCAGCTCACCGTGAGCCCGGCGACCATCCGCCGCGACCTCGTGAAGCTGGAGGAGGACGGGCTCCTCACCCGCGTGCACGGCGGCGCCGTCATGGAGGAGGGCGACCAGCCCTTCTCCGAGGTCGCGCAGGTGCGGGTCCCCGAGAAGGACACCATCGCCGAGCACGCGGCGTCCCTGATAACCGACGGCCAGTCGGTCCTCCTCGACATCGGGACGACCGCGTACCGCCTGGCCCGCCAACTGCACGGCCGCCGGCTCACCGTCATCACCAGCAACTTGGTGGTGTACGAGGAGCTGGCCGACGACACCGGCATCGACCTGGTGCTGCTCGGCGGCATGGTGCGCCGCGAGTACCGCTCCCTGGTCGGCTTCCTCACCGAGGACAATCTGCGCCAGCTGCACGCCGACTGGCTGTTCCTCGGCACCAGCGGCGTCCGCCCGGACGGGCAGGTGATGGACACCACCGTGGTGGAGGTCCCGGTCAAGCGGGCCATGATCGCGGCCGCCGACCGGACGGTGCTCCTCGCCGACTCCTCCAAGTTCCCCGGCACCGGCATGGCCAAGGTGTGCGGCCCCGACTCCCTCGACGTCCTCGTGACCAACTCCTCCGCCCCGGCGCCGACTTGTGCGGCGCTGACGGAGGCCGGCGTGAAAGTAGTCCAAGTATGA
- a CDS encoding 6-phospho-beta-glucosidase: protein MKLTILGGGGFRVPLVYGALLTDHAEGRVTEVALYDLDGQRLDAIARVLAEQAEGVRDAPAVTVTTDLDEAVRGTDFVFSAIRVGGLEGRAADERIALAEDVLGQETVGAGGLAYGLRTLPVVEEIARRVAELAPDAWFINFTNPAGLVTEALADHLGDRVIGICDSPVGLGKRVARALGADPQNAWVDYVGLNHLGWLRGLKVNGRDELPRLLADDTLLGSFEEGKLFGTEWLRELGSIPNEYLHYYYFNREAVHAYQEAEATRGAFLHVQQSRFYDRMRDPAAPPLKTWDTTRAEREATYMAENREAAGAGERDEASLTESGGYEKVALDLMRAIARDERTTLILNVRNRTTLSALDADAVIEVPCLVDANGAHPVAVDPLPGHATGLVTSVKAVEREILAAARSGSRATAVKAFALHPLVDSANVARRLVDEYRQAHPGLAYLR, encoded by the coding sequence ATGAAGCTGACGATTCTCGGTGGCGGCGGATTCCGGGTGCCGCTGGTGTACGGGGCCCTGCTCACCGACCACGCGGAGGGCCGCGTCACCGAGGTCGCCCTCTACGACCTCGACGGGCAGCGGCTCGACGCGATCGCGCGGGTCCTCGCCGAGCAGGCCGAGGGGGTGCGGGACGCGCCGGCGGTCACCGTCACCACCGACCTCGACGAGGCCGTGCGCGGCACGGACTTCGTGTTCTCGGCGATCCGGGTGGGCGGCCTCGAAGGGCGCGCGGCGGACGAGCGGATCGCGCTCGCCGAGGACGTGCTCGGCCAGGAGACGGTCGGCGCGGGCGGACTCGCGTACGGGCTGCGGACGCTCCCGGTCGTCGAGGAGATCGCGCGGCGGGTCGCCGAACTCGCCCCGGACGCCTGGTTCATCAACTTCACCAACCCGGCGGGCCTGGTCACGGAGGCGCTCGCGGATCACCTGGGCGACCGTGTCATCGGCATCTGCGACTCCCCCGTGGGCCTCGGCAAGCGCGTGGCGCGGGCGCTCGGCGCCGACCCGCAGAACGCGTGGGTCGACTACGTCGGCCTCAACCACCTGGGCTGGCTGCGCGGGTTGAAGGTGAACGGCCGCGACGAGCTCCCCCGCCTCCTCGCCGACGACACCCTCCTCGGCTCCTTCGAGGAGGGCAAGCTGTTCGGCACGGAGTGGCTGCGCGAGCTGGGCTCGATCCCCAACGAGTACCTGCACTACTACTACTTCAACCGCGAGGCGGTCCACGCCTACCAGGAGGCGGAAGCCACGCGCGGCGCGTTCCTGCACGTGCAGCAGTCCCGCTTCTACGACCGGATGCGCGACCCGGCGGCCCCGCCGCTCAAGACGTGGGACACGACGCGGGCCGAGCGCGAGGCCACGTACATGGCGGAGAACCGGGAGGCGGCGGGCGCGGGCGAGCGCGACGAGGCCTCGCTCACCGAGTCCGGCGGCTACGAGAAGGTGGCGCTCGACCTGATGCGGGCCATCGCCCGCGACGAGCGCACCACGCTGATCCTCAACGTCCGCAACCGCACGACCCTTTCGGCCCTCGACGCGGACGCCGTGATCGAGGTGCCGTGCCTGGTCGACGCCAACGGGGCGCACCCCGTCGCCGTCGACCCGCTGCCCGGCCACGCCACGGGCCTCGTCACGTCGGTGAAGGCGGTCGAGCGGGAGATCCTCGCCGCCGCCCGCTCCGGCTCGCGGGCGACGGCGGTGAAGGCGTTCGCGCTGCATCCCCTGGTGGACTCGGCGAATGTCGCGCGGCGCCTGGTGGACGAGTACCGGCAGGCGCACCCGGGCCTCGCCTACCTGCGCTGA